GATATCTGAAGAGGTTGTTGAGAAATTTTCAGGCAGATGAGTATCACTGGGGTCACAAGCTGTCTGGCTATCAACTATTCTGGGATCCTGCATAAAGCACATGGCCAGCACGTGCTTTGGGGACAGCATAACACATACATAACTGTTATTACAAACAGTATCATAAACAACACTATCATTGACCTCAGGCTCTGCACACATCACTGAAGCTAGCCTGCGACAAAAGCTTGAATTCTTGACAGTGGATGAAACAAAGGGCTGTAACATGAGGGCTTCATACTCCATTTTGTAGCAAGATAATATGTAGTTCAGGGTTCCAGCCATTGAACACATGCCACTTTCCATTGCAAACTTGGGGTGAAGGGAATAACATCTCTCATCTGGTTCTGTGGAGATGCTGCTTGGTCTATACCCTCTCTTGATGACATCTAAGACTCCAGTAAACATGTTCTTAAGCACAGCTGGGATCACACTTGGCTTTCCTTCATCTGTGACAAAAAAATGGAATTAGTAGAGAAGCTGTACTTCAAGTCTTATATTCTTCAATGTTTTATTTACAACTCCAACTGACAAATATTCTAAGGAAAGGCATAAAAAAATCTGAACACGAGGAATCAAAGacctataaatgtatattgtagAAAAGCACCAAAGATGTTTGCAGTTTATAAAGTTAATCTTATTCACTGAAATACAATCACTTccattgtgtattgtgtgtattctGTTACAGGATAGTGCTAACATTACACCACTGTCAGCCTCTAGTAACTCTATCTTATTAACCTCCTTCTTAGCTAACCAGAGATTCTGCAAATAGAAATTTGCGGTAAACATCAGGTGCGGATTTTGATCTCTATCTCCAAGATCATATTACCTTTGTGCTTCTTTCCAGAAATTTCTTCCTCCACTGCTTCTGTGAAAGTTTCTTCACTGTCTTCGCTGTCCTCACTAACATCTTCTATTGTATCAATGACTTCAAACTCAGACAGACCATAAATGCGAAAAAGAGATATTGGGCAGAAGAATTCCGAACCATAATGACTCAGGACTTCAACCTGGAAAGTAaagcaataagaaattaaaaataaaataatattaaataaaatattgtaaaatTATCATAAACACCACAAAACACCCACATAGTTATCTGAAAAATTAGTACAATCCCAACCACATAGgcttatataaaaacacaaagatatatagctatatatgcagAGAcgagaaatgtatacatacatgtagtacGAGTATGTGaaaaactgagaaagaaaaagagggggagagggagattaaaaaaaaaaaaagaaaggaaggaagaaagaaagaaagaaaaaaacattggaaggaaaataagaaagaatgaagggaagaagggagagagagagggggagacagatagaaaacgcataaatgaacaaatgagtttgtgtgtgaagaAACAACGCAGTGACTCCACAAAAGTGATTGCATATATAATCGGGTTCCTGAGTGTGCAAAGAGGAGGTTAAATGATTTAAGGAGtaagagactgagtgagtgaatgagcaagcaaagggaagaagggaactaAGAGCCTCTATGAAGACCTGTCAGGGCTCATTGTTCGAAGACATGCTGAGGGAGTGTCTTGGatgcttgttgtgtgtgtatgctgatgCTGTGTGACATACTGTATATCACCATCTAGGAAATAAGGGtgggaaaaaagaacaaacaggTGGATCAGTGTAGgggaaaaaacgaacaaacaaaggcAATGGAAACACAGATATTATTAGTGTAATGATGCTACAACAATCAAAGGGCTCAATATGTACTCCCACCCTCTGCTCTATGGTGATGtattaaaaagaatgaaaggaaaaaacaacaacataataatgaaacAGCTTCTACACTATAACTATACCCTTCCTACTTAACTTACACTAAaccaaagaaatatagaaaaaaatctaCCTCACCAAAAGACTGAACGTTAAGAATTAGTATACTCCCATATCCCTTCCCCCATCAAaaaaaccctccccttccccacaccacccccaaccccaGGATCCCCAGGACCCCCAGGACCACACAAGGATCCCAGCCATCATTACCTTGACGTATTTGTAAAAGTCTTCGGTGTCCACGTGGAAGGACTGGACGCCGCGGTTGCCCTCCTGCGCCGTGAACCGCCCCAGAGAAGACCAATCACGCGACGGATAGCGGTGACTTCCCGATACCTGGATTTCCTTCGGTAAATTACTGAAGAGTTCAAAATTGGCAATGTCAAACTGCGgaattaagagaaagggagaaggaggcatTAATTGCGAGTGGTAAGTATGGCGAGGATGAGGTCTTAATTATACTACAATCATACACGTCAATTTTTTTTCGACTGATTTGAATACCATTtaatacacacgcgcgcagtCACTCacccacaagacacacacacactaaacaaaataataaaacaataaaataaaaaagggaaccTAAATAAGCTCACCTTTTGTGGTCGGATGCTCTCGCAGAGTTCAATAATGAACCAAATCTTGTCCCTGCACTTGTTCAACATGTACTCATCCCTGTTTGAATGGATCACCTGCGGGTACGGGGAGAGAAACAAATTATCACAGGTCATTCCACAAGACATGGACTTTCCTTGACGttaaacaacaaccacaacaacaacaacaataacaataaaaagcatGGAACGACTAATCATCAACACATTCGAAAATGCGCATcgaatatttcttttctcttttttttttctctctctcaatctcaatctaaACTGAAGACCGAATGCATCCGCTAAAGCACGGCCACACACTTACCTTCGACGCGTGTGTGGCTTCCGGATTGGCAGACATCAGTTTCGAGCCACAGTCAGGTGACGCGTAGTTTTTGCTCTTCACTTTCGGCCCTTTGTGACCATTGCCACTGTGGCCGTTCGTGTTTACTGTGGAAGGGAATTCGCTTTTAATGCACTGcgtcgagagagggagggggggaaggagggagagagaagacgggggagagagagagagagagagagagagagagagagagagagagagagagagagatagagagatagagagatagagagagagagagagagagagagagagagagagagagagagagagagagagagagaggagagagagagagagagagagagagagagagagagagagagagagagagagagagagagagagagagagagagagagagagagagagaggagggagggagggagggagggagggagggaggaagggggagagagagagagagagagagagagagagagagagagagagagagagagagagagagagagagagagagagagagagagagaaagagacagactgagagagagagaaactaagagagagagagagagagagagagagagagagagagagagagagagagagagagagagagagagagagagagagagagagagagagagatgggggaaaggaaaaagaagaagaagaagaagaagaagaagaaggagaagaagaagaagaaggagcagaattGAAGGAGcagttgacacacacatacaaaaacacatcaaATGAGCgagaaaataattatttcatcTATATCCAAGATGCACAGAATTAACCCTCAAAAGAAGGCCAACTCTCTATTACAAACAACCAACAACCGACCCAAGCGGACAAAAGGCCAAGCGCAAGGTCCTTCCCTACCGTCATTTTTCTTCTCCGCGTTGACCCTCTGCGTAAACTGGCTGTACGTCTCCAAGGTATCGggacttttctcctcttctttcttgtccgCTTTCCCCTCTTCTGCCAACTCTTTCGTCTTCTTGATCTTGGCGGTTTCTGCCTGttgcttcttcttcgccttctccggATCTCCCGGCTCTTTTTCCGCCTTTGTGATGTTGGCCgtcgccctctctcctttctcttcgtctatttccttttctttggtagcttttgtttctttctgcttcttgtcTTCGCCCTCGTGTTCCTTCGCGTCTTCAGCTTTGTCTTggctttcctcttccttcgaAGACTCTTTGGGGAGTTCctctttctgctcttccttctgttcctcttccgcctggtccttcgtcttctctttctcttctgtcgctTCACTGGGTTCCTCTTCAGAGTCGTTCTTGTCGCTCACGGCGTCCTGGGATTCCACTTTACCTGCTTCAgtttctgcttctgctttttGTTCCTCTGGTTCCgggcctttctccttctctttctcttgtccttcctttcttttcttcttcttcttctcctcctcgcccagGTCCGTTTTCTCTGGTTCTTCTACGGTGCtgatatcttttttcttcttttcctccgtttCGGTATCGGTAACCTCTTCTGCTTGTTTGTCCTCACTGCTATCGCTCTCTGCTCGCTCTTCCGGCACTGGAGTCGGGGTCTCTATGGGTTTCTTGacctcccttttcatcttcttttcctccgtttcttccGATTCCTCGTAACCATGGTCAGCATCAGcgctcacttcttcttcttcttcctttttgctaCTTGTTTCGTTGGTCCCTCTGCCATCGCCGTCTTCTGGCTGTGCATCTTCGCTCTGTTGCTCTACCGATTCCTTGCCTTGGtcctcacttgctctctctttttccttcagtcCATCTCCTTCGCGACTTTtggttcctcccttcccttcctccttctcctccttctctttgcctctctcgaCATCTTCCtggtctttccctttccctaggCTCTTCCTTACATCACTGGGCTTCGTTCCTTCTTtccgtttctcctccttccctccttcgaactccttcttcccgcctcctcctccattcccctgccTCTTCCCAGCGTCCCTCTCCCTGGCCTCTCCCTCCACCAGCTGAATGGCCCGGGCGTTGTGGATGCGCGTGAAGTTCTTGCTCGAGATGCTGTTGAAGAACTCCTTGGCGTCTAAGAAATGTGTCAGCTTGCCgtcgacgccgccgccgccgccgctgcttcTGCcgtggtcgtcgtcgtcgtcctcgtccttcaGATGCTGCGTGAGGACCTTCCTGTGGACGTTGTGGACCCCGTCGTCGAGGACCCGCGCGGGGCTGATGGTGACGTTGACCACCGAGCTAGTGCGGGCCTCGATGGCGCTCAggacctccttctccacctccaggCCTCCCGCGACGGGCGGCAAgctgagggggagagaaacacgGTGAGCATGCTGGGTCACATCTTCCTTAAATATAATTAGTtctatatgttacacacacacacacacacacacacacacacacacacatttttgtcattattattcaacaacagccattcattcactgcaggacctaggcctctcttaattcatatatttgaatacctatattcaaatacataaatactgatgaccaaatatgtatatacagatataatatgaaatatagtgtaagactgaaaaaaaaaaaaaaaaaccacacgaTCTGATTATTTCGCCAAAGAGGACACGTCATCAATTCTAGACATGTCCTCATACCATACTAAACATCCATAAACAGGCCTACCACGTTACTAAGGAATCGCAACATATAATCATGTTACCATACCTGGCGATCATTATACCgggaatgaaaaaacaaaatagatataaagaaaaacaaaatcaacatccTGAGCGCTCCAAGATGGCAACACCGCCCTCgcagagaaatagaaaacggaggaCCCCAGACTCGGAACCCCAGGCGAGAAGGCACGACGCTCTTCCCATGGCGTAGGTCATGGTTTTGTCCACGAGTTATTAAACTTTTTGTTTTTAACTCGTCCACCCCCCAATTGGAGTTTCTAATTTCCTATCGACCCCCAAGATTTTAATTCaaggataaaacaaaaacgaaaaactaGGATGACAAAATCAATACGAGTAGTAACATTTGAAATACAGTTTGATGAAAAGGAAATGGCACCAACATGTCTACTAAGCCTAAATTGCAACAAGCCACAATAATCAGTTCACGGACAACACGGAGCTGAAAATATAATGCGAGAGAcgctgaagggggagggagaggggagggggggggggtaaaggcaaTTTGCCAAAGCTTTAAAATTCTGACGATTTACTGAAATAGTTGACCTATTGTCTGAATTAAAGAAATTATTGTAATTCCTAAACGTTCACCGGTGTCAGAAATCCTTCAGACTTGTACAAATTATTATTCGATCCCCAGAAAAGAATTACCAACCCTTTTCGAACCCCTggctactcaccccccccccccccccgtgttattTCAGACGTCATTTTATGGGGAAATTTAGTGACACGAGAAGAGGGCGTCAAGACGATATCTCGAGGCAGAGAACATCTTAAAAGGAAAGGTGTCCGGTAATGAAGaccaagaagaataaaaaagagataatgatgatgaggaagagaagaaagatatgacatattaataataataataataataataataataataataataattatcaccattattattattattattattattattattattattatcattattattattataagaataagtataagaatccgagaaaaagaaagaggaggataaagaggagaaaaataagaacagaacaGAAATACGAATGGGCCGAAacagaaaaaagcgagagaagaaaaagtagaaaaaaactaaacaaaaaaagaacaaaacaaaaagacaacgaAAACAATACACAAGAGAAAATCTCCTCCCGTTCCCTTGgcaatctctacccccccccccccccccccccccccgcacgacCCTTTGGCAAGCACATCGGCCAGGGTATGCTCATCTGACCCGGGAAACCTTCGGTAAATCGGGCGCGTTATAAAACCactcccgtaccccccccccccccacacacacacaccaaacagctCGCTCGTTAtgtccttcttctcttaccaACAATTAGGCCATTTGTGGTTCTATCGTTACTCAATTACCGCTGATATTTagctttacaaataaataaataaataaataataaataaataaacacatatctgtacatacattgCGTGCGTTTACAATGATATTTTAGATAGTGCACAGGATGGATGTTCGCTGTATCGAATAATAATCCAGCAGCCGCTGTACCTCtctccgaggaggaggaggaggaggaggagaaggaggaggagaggaggaggaggagaggaggaggaggaggaggaggtggaagagaagaagaaaaacggcaCGAAACAATTAAATCAAATTAACGCATTTGTCATTCATTCTACCGTACTGTTCTAATTAAGAAACACATCGGCAAGTTTAAGTGGAGAGGAATGTTCCAGAATTTTCAAGGATCAGATACAAACTTAACGAAATATTGTTCAAttcctgggagagagagggggagaggggggagaggggggagagggggggagagggggagagagggagagagggagggagagagggagagagagggagagagagggagggagggagggagggagggagggaggagggagagagagagagagagagagagagagagagagagagaacagagagagaga
The sequence above is drawn from the Penaeus chinensis breed Huanghai No. 1 chromosome 33, ASM1920278v2, whole genome shotgun sequence genome and encodes:
- the LOC125043328 gene encoding SUN domain-containing ossification factor-like isoform X2 — its product is MSLECLRCWWWWAEGAGGALLLPPPGVVVAAAPPASLVVLLLCIAFFVHPASAFVNTFDNNSLPPVAGGLEVEKEVLSAIEARTSSVVNVTISPARVLDDGVHNVHRKVLTQHLKDEDDDDDHGRSSGGGGGVDGKLTHFLDAKEFFNSISSKNFTRIHNARAIQLVEGEARERDAGKRQGNGGGGGKKEFEGGKEEKRKEGTKPSDVRKSLGKGKDQEDVERGKEKEEKEEGKGGTKSREGDGLKEKERASEDQGKESVEQQSEDAQPEDGDGRGTNETSSKKEEEEEVSADADHGYEESEETEEKKMKREVKKPIETPTPVPEERAESDSSEDKQAEEVTDTETEEKKKKDISTVEEPEKTDLGEEEKKKKKRKEGQEKEKEKGPEPEEQKAEAETEAGKVESQDAVSDKNDSEEEPSEATEEKEKTKDQAEEEQKEEQKEELPKESSKEEESQDKAEDAKEHEGEDKKQKETKATKEKEIDEEKGERATANITKAEKEPGDPEKAKKKQQAETAKIKKTKELAEEGKADKKEEEKSPDTLETYSQFTQRVNAEKKNDVNTNGHSGNGHKGPKVKSKNYASPDCGSKLMSANPEATHASKVIHSNRDEYMLNKCRDKIWFIIELCESIRPQKFDIANFELFSNLPKEIQVSGSHRYPSRDWSSLGRFTAQEGNRGVQSFHVDTEDFYKYVKVEVLSHYGSEFFCPISLFRIYGLSEFEVIDTIEDVSEDSEDSEETFTEAVEEEISGKKHKDEGKPSVIPAVLKNMFTGVLDVIKRGYRPSSISTEPDERCYSLHPKFAMESGMCSMAGTLNYILSCYKMEYEALMLQPFVSSTVKNSSFCRRLASVMCAEPEVNDSVVYDTVCNNSYVCVMLSPKHVLAMCFMQDPRIVDSQTACDPSDTHLPENFSTTSSDIMTTSKQIPSYVKNAVINTSSITRADATDANISRPSEVQGLKLVEIEDGQAPAELDSEKSDEGSQTPSPDNGPSQPQKVAAKEPKASGNAVQEKVAKEMESDSSAGETLEPMEVEGSGFGEVNLEEEEFAPTEDLATVAPPPPPSSTPPPVEPKQLSSSPTNKESIVVRLSNKIKALEYNMSISSQYLEELSRRYKRQMEEMQKQFNLTIAALNATSRQAYERDQEHQRDIKSLEEQLGNVSNILEKLVEERETLAHTVVEQHLLLMVVEVVVLCVVFTICHRRRIADMRQESGALNERRAQTPSEDPESQIGHESRRCNFEDQIPSRVRRRSVDSITRERASRPRRRRPSEEALNISGTYQDLLIIEPAIPILMDSMVDHKKKRKSTSGTLKRSKSNASIVENSTLSSRRAKRIEKLNKSSAGVLFCGDKSESCSTPITPLSSPDSPDISGIPYEPFYNEQDSVFYEMLEEGDPCIPRPFISELEPGGKVLVDTEPVTSKRHSLPCCTNCDSQNKKSGKLSKSISVCSASESMKSGKEKGKKVKKIRKTKDINVENRYFSSQGLDQTDRLNDHDEVFSMSNGTSYDFQGQHNEFYPNGHSSVHFSEDTKINGEHGLVYSYTPNSVYADGYANGIDSHTPLYVGKNFMYTDHDRLLMSERQKVIPKAKTKVKLRSDNWEWYSSQHPGGSSSETVSTCSDSSNRSRKLKKEEGQVPGDVSNTEKKVKKKKSKVRSPVLTKEDTIPERDTGT
- the LOC125043328 gene encoding SUN domain-containing ossification factor-like isoform X3, which gives rise to MPSPVVSVLAVAVLVITTATEAWTGRRCEVCRTRRRLHISLPPVAGGLEVEKEVLSAIEARTSSVVNVTISPARVLDDGVHNVHRKVLTQHLKDEDDDDDHGRSSGGGGGVDGKLTHFLDAKEFFNSISSKNFTRIHNARAIQLVEGEARERDAGKRQGNGGGGGKKEFEGGKEEKRKEGTKPSDVRKSLGKGKDQEDVERGKEKEEKEEGKGGTKSREGDGLKEKERASEDQGKESVEQQSEDAQPEDGDGRGTNETSSKKEEEEEVSADADHGYEESEETEEKKMKREVKKPIETPTPVPEERAESDSSEDKQAEEVTDTETEEKKKKDISTVEEPEKTDLGEEEKKKKKRKEGQEKEKEKGPEPEEQKAEAETEAGKVESQDAVSDKNDSEEEPSEATEEKEKTKDQAEEEQKEEQKEELPKESSKEEESQDKAEDAKEHEGEDKKQKETKATKEKEIDEEKGERATANITKAEKEPGDPEKAKKKQQAETAKIKKTKELAEEGKADKKEEEKSPDTLETYSQFTQRVNAEKKNDVNTNGHSGNGHKGPKVKSKNYASPDCGSKLMSANPEATHASKVIHSNRDEYMLNKCRDKIWFIIELCESIRPQKFDIANFELFSNLPKEIQVSGSHRYPSRDWSSLGRFTAQEGNRGVQSFHVDTEDFYKYVKVEVLSHYGSEFFCPISLFRIYGLSEFEVIDTIEDVSEDSEDSEETFTEAVEEEISGKKHKDEGKPSVIPAVLKNMFTGVLDVIKRGYRPSSISTEPDERCYSLHPKFAMESGMCSMAGTLNYILSCYKMEYEALMLQPFVSSTVKNSSFCRRLASVMCAEPEVNDSVVYDTVCNNSYVCVMLSPKHVLAMCFMQDPRIVDSQTACDPSDTHLPENFSTTSSDIMTTSKQIPSYVKNAVINTSSITRADATDANISRPSEVQGLKLVEIEDGQAPAELDSEKSDEGSQTPSPDNGPSQPQKVAAKEPKASGNAVQEKVAKEMESDSSAGETLEPMEVEGSGFGEVNLEEEEFAPTEDLATVAPPPPPSSTPPPVEPKQLSSSPTNKESIVVRLSNKIKALEYNMSISSQYLEELSRRYKRQMEEMQKQFNLTIAALNATSRQAYERDQEHQRDIKSLEEQLGNVSNILEKLVEERETLAHTVVEQHLLLMVVEVVVLCVVFTICHRRRIADMRQESGALNERRAQTPSEDPESQIGHESRRCNFEDQIPSRVRRRSVDSITRERASRPRRRRPSEEALNISGTYQDLLIIEPAIPILMDSMVDHKKKRKSTSGTLKRSKSNASIVENSTLSSRRAKRIEKLNKSSAGVLFCGDKSESCSTPITPLSSPDSPDISGIPYEPFYNEQDSVFYEMLEEGDPCIPRPFISELEPGGKVLVDTEPVTSKRHSLPCCTNCDSQNKKSGKLSKSISVCSASESMKSGKEKGKKVKKIRKTKDINVENRYFSSQGLDQTDRLNDHDEVFSMSNGTSYDFQGQHNEFYPNGHSSVHFSEDTKINGEHGLVYSYTPNSVYADGYANGIDSHTPLYVGKNFMYTDHDRLLMSERQKVIPKAKTKVKLRSDNWEWYSSQHPGGSSSETVSTCSDSSNRSRKLKKEEGQVPGDVSNTEKKVKKKKSKVRSPVLTKEDTIPERDTGT